Proteins encoded by one window of Kribbella flavida DSM 17836:
- a CDS encoding MFS transporter, with protein sequence MRVSTQPVLALSAAASSFFLITLNSSLVTTALPSVGRELGTGPALAWVLTGYSLVFAVCLLPAGAWSDRIGARRTFGLGMVAFVITSAVCALADTLALLLAARAVQGAAAAAILPSGLAMLTAAAPDQVRRTRAIAHWTAAGAVALVVGSPVGGAITTAFGWPATFWLNVVLGIAVLVTALALRPADHPVRRPAGAGTKLRSRAVVVSAVTGFTVNFASYGAIFVVTLFVQQLLDRSAWTSGLVFVPMTLLIIPANLLAARLTTRHGATRVLVLGQTLMLVGLLGLCSVDDRIALWVVIGWLLPIGAGAGLVAPAMTAMMLDGVPSSRAGFGAGLLNASRQTGSGAAAALFGLLLGGSQFLTGLRTSLVLAAAVVAVSTLTAVGRRKVHLTGVPTRSPDRES encoded by the coding sequence GTGCGCGTATCCACCCAGCCGGTCCTCGCCCTGAGCGCGGCCGCCTCCTCGTTCTTCCTGATCACCCTCAACTCCTCGCTGGTGACCACGGCGCTGCCCTCCGTCGGCCGCGAGCTCGGCACCGGTCCGGCCCTCGCCTGGGTACTGACCGGCTACTCCCTCGTGTTCGCGGTGTGCCTGCTTCCGGCCGGCGCCTGGTCGGACCGGATCGGCGCCCGCCGCACCTTCGGGCTCGGCATGGTCGCGTTCGTGATCACCTCGGCCGTCTGCGCCCTCGCCGACACCCTCGCCCTCCTCCTCGCAGCGCGCGCTGTCCAGGGCGCGGCCGCGGCGGCGATCCTCCCGTCCGGCCTGGCCATGCTGACCGCCGCCGCCCCGGACCAGGTACGCCGTACCCGGGCGATCGCGCACTGGACGGCCGCAGGTGCCGTCGCCCTGGTCGTCGGCTCTCCCGTCGGCGGCGCGATCACCACGGCGTTCGGCTGGCCGGCCACCTTTTGGCTCAACGTCGTCCTCGGCATCGCCGTTCTGGTGACCGCGCTCGCTCTCCGCCCCGCCGACCACCCGGTACGCCGGCCGGCCGGCGCCGGCACGAAGCTCCGGTCCCGTGCGGTGGTGGTCAGCGCCGTCACCGGGTTCACGGTCAACTTCGCCTCGTACGGCGCGATCTTCGTCGTCACGTTGTTCGTGCAGCAACTGCTCGACCGGTCCGCGTGGACCAGCGGGCTCGTGTTCGTCCCGATGACCCTGCTGATCATCCCGGCGAACCTGCTGGCCGCCCGGCTGACCACCCGCCACGGCGCCACCCGGGTCCTGGTCCTTGGTCAGACCTTGATGCTGGTCGGTCTGCTCGGGCTGTGCTCGGTCGACGACCGGATCGCGCTCTGGGTCGTGATCGGCTGGCTGCTGCCGATCGGCGCCGGCGCGGGTCTGGTCGCTCCGGCGATGACGGCGATGATGCTGGACGGCGTACCGAGCAGCCGGGCCGGCTTCGGCGCCGGCTTGCTCAACGCCAGCCGGCAGACCGGAAGCGGAGCTGCGGCTGCACTTTTCGGCCTGCTGCTCGGTGGGAGCCAGTTTCTGACCGGGCTGCGGACCAGCCTGGTGCTGGCCGCCGCCGTCGTCGCCGTCAGCACACTCACCGCCGTGGGTCGCCGCAAGGTGCACCTGACGGGTGTACCCACCCGGTCCCCGGATCGGGAAAGCTGA
- a CDS encoding DJ-1/PfpI family protein, whose product MTEKSMRTVHVAVHDTLADWEIGFVTAHVNSPAWHRTPGRFQIRTVSASPDPVTTMGGLRVLPDLTLDELSADESAMLVLPGNDLWPTEAYQPYVAKAREFRAAGVPVAAICGATGGLALAGLLDDHAHTSNAKEFLVGLGYGGAELYRDEPAVNDRGLITGGAQAPVEFARAIFAELGIYEPAVLDSWYKLYGRQDPAGFYELMSA is encoded by the coding sequence ATGACCGAGAAGAGCATGCGCACCGTTCACGTCGCCGTTCACGACACGCTGGCCGACTGGGAGATCGGATTCGTCACCGCCCACGTCAACAGCCCGGCCTGGCACCGGACGCCCGGCCGGTTCCAGATCCGCACGGTCAGTGCGAGTCCCGATCCGGTCACCACGATGGGTGGATTGCGAGTGCTGCCCGACCTGACGCTCGACGAGCTGAGCGCCGACGAGAGCGCGATGCTCGTGCTGCCGGGCAACGACCTGTGGCCGACCGAGGCGTACCAGCCGTACGTAGCCAAGGCGCGGGAGTTCCGGGCGGCCGGCGTACCGGTCGCGGCGATCTGCGGCGCCACCGGCGGCCTGGCGCTGGCCGGCCTGCTGGACGACCATGCGCACACCAGCAACGCGAAGGAGTTCCTGGTCGGGCTCGGGTACGGCGGGGCCGAGCTGTACCGCGACGAGCCGGCGGTGAACGACCGCGGCCTGATCACCGGCGGGGCGCAGGCGCCGGTCGAGTTCGCTCGGGCGATCTTCGCCGAGCTCGGCATCTACGAGCCGGCGGTGCTCGATTCCTGGTACAAGTTGTACGGCCGGCAGGACCCGGCCGGCTTCTACGAGCTGATGAGCGCCTGA
- a CDS encoding VOC family protein — protein MNHITAIGTVAIPVTDQDRAVAFYVGTLGFELRMDAALPQLDGRWIVVAPPGSTTSIALQPASDQTPAGTDTGIRLSTPDAAAAHTALASQGVGVADLLSWPGVPPMFSFQDPDHNRLYLVEQ, from the coding sequence ATGAACCACATCACCGCCATCGGCACGGTCGCGATCCCCGTCACCGACCAGGACCGTGCCGTCGCCTTCTACGTCGGCACGCTCGGCTTCGAGCTGCGGATGGACGCCGCGCTCCCGCAGCTCGACGGCCGGTGGATCGTCGTCGCCCCGCCCGGCTCCACCACCTCGATCGCCCTGCAGCCCGCCTCGGACCAGACCCCCGCCGGCACCGACACCGGCATCCGCCTCAGCACGCCCGACGCGGCCGCCGCCCACACCGCCCTGGCCAGCCAAGGTGTCGGCGTCGCCGACCTGCTCAGCTGGCCAGGCGTCCCACCGATGTTCAGCTTCCAGGACCCCGACCACAACCGGCTCTACCTCGTCGAGCAGTGA
- a CDS encoding MarR family winged helix-turn-helix transcriptional regulator, whose product MNRDQELLSAAALTAFKLNGQFLELAEGLAKPVGLTAAWWQVLGAVLQAPLPVAGIAREMGITRQAVQRTADVLVERGLAEYRDNPAHRRAKLVAVTDEGLAAVRAINPEHAEAAQRLSDLLGQEQLARAVDALTTLSKALDALDRTSSRRAP is encoded by the coding sequence ATGAACCGTGACCAGGAGCTGCTGAGCGCGGCAGCGCTGACCGCCTTCAAGCTCAACGGCCAGTTCCTCGAGCTGGCCGAAGGGCTGGCGAAGCCGGTCGGTCTGACTGCGGCCTGGTGGCAGGTTCTCGGCGCCGTCCTGCAGGCGCCGTTGCCGGTTGCGGGCATCGCGCGGGAGATGGGCATCACCCGGCAGGCCGTGCAGCGCACCGCCGACGTACTGGTCGAGCGGGGCCTGGCGGAGTACCGCGACAATCCCGCGCACCGCCGCGCCAAGCTGGTCGCCGTCACCGACGAGGGCCTCGCTGCCGTGCGCGCGATCAACCCCGAGCACGCCGAAGCAGCCCAACGCCTGAGCGATCTGCTCGGCCAGGAGCAGTTGGCGCGAGCCGTCGACGCCCTGACCACCCTCTCCAAGGCGTTGGACGCACTCGACCGAACCAGCTCCCGCCGCGCCCCGTAG
- a CDS encoding DUF3352 domain-containing protein, with translation MSDQTNPPVHPHHPGAAGGPQGPNGPYSAPQDPRFGPQQPGTGAQSNQFGAQGNQGPWQQPAGQPPYQGGGQYQGRPPYQGGPAQQPYPGQPPYQSQTGYQGQHQGQAQYGGPQAGGGQPPYGPGFPAAQQWQPEPRKKRGKLIPLVAVLAVLAVIGGGGLFAYARLNGGGGQPAEVLPGTAVAYARVDLNPSAGQRVAALRYLMKFPSAKERIGLTGENDDLRQKLFELIKTEAGDDLADVDFDKDVKPWLGDRAGLAALPPSGDREKPDVVVAVQVKDEDKATKGLDKLFAKETDKPGRVFTDGYVLLGDNQAIVDAAASTAKDSPLSENAKFDGDMSALGEQGFASFWADTAGLSLLAQDDLTEQQRKAMPAGSMAAAVRFDAQYVELKGVVRSDEKVKTGSTDAGELVSQLPDTTAGAFALSGGAEMVDTMWAQLQKSSSELNLDELTKNFTAEYGLKLPDDLKPLLGRNLAVAMDKDDESGPKIAARMESDPAKAEQVVDKLMNLVRTRSAVRVPVEKAKDEDTLVIATDQAYADQVLKGGNLGQSENFKQAVPDSKGAVMVGFVDFEAAASLSDEISSNKDASALRSAGVTARQTGEGQAEFTLRVVAK, from the coding sequence ATGTCCGACCAGACGAACCCGCCGGTTCACCCGCACCATCCTGGTGCCGCCGGCGGTCCGCAGGGCCCGAACGGGCCGTACTCCGCTCCGCAGGACCCGCGGTTCGGTCCGCAGCAGCCGGGGACCGGTGCGCAAAGCAACCAGTTCGGTGCTCAGGGCAACCAGGGACCGTGGCAGCAGCCGGCCGGGCAGCCGCCGTACCAGGGTGGCGGCCAGTACCAGGGCCGGCCGCCGTACCAGGGTGGACCGGCGCAGCAGCCGTACCCGGGGCAGCCGCCGTACCAGAGCCAGACCGGGTACCAGGGCCAGCACCAGGGGCAGGCGCAGTACGGCGGTCCGCAGGCCGGCGGCGGTCAGCCGCCGTACGGGCCGGGTTTTCCGGCCGCCCAGCAGTGGCAGCCGGAGCCGCGCAAGAAGCGCGGCAAGCTGATCCCGCTGGTCGCGGTGCTGGCTGTGCTCGCCGTCATCGGCGGCGGTGGCCTGTTCGCGTACGCGCGGCTCAACGGTGGCGGTGGCCAGCCTGCCGAGGTCCTGCCCGGCACGGCGGTCGCCTACGCCCGAGTCGACCTGAACCCGTCGGCCGGCCAGCGGGTCGCCGCGCTGCGGTACCTGATGAAGTTCCCGTCGGCCAAGGAGCGGATCGGGCTGACCGGCGAGAACGACGACCTGCGGCAGAAGCTGTTCGAGCTGATCAAGACCGAAGCCGGCGACGACCTGGCCGACGTCGACTTCGACAAGGACGTCAAGCCGTGGCTCGGCGACCGGGCCGGACTGGCCGCGCTGCCGCCGTCCGGTGACCGCGAGAAGCCCGACGTCGTGGTCGCGGTCCAGGTGAAGGACGAGGACAAGGCCACGAAGGGCCTGGACAAGCTGTTCGCCAAGGAGACCGACAAGCCGGGGCGGGTCTTCACCGACGGCTACGTGCTGCTGGGGGACAACCAGGCGATCGTCGACGCGGCGGCCTCCACGGCCAAGGACAGCCCGTTGAGCGAGAACGCGAAGTTCGACGGCGACATGTCGGCGCTCGGGGAGCAGGGCTTCGCGTCGTTCTGGGCCGACACCGCCGGACTGAGCTTGCTTGCCCAGGACGACCTCACCGAGCAGCAGCGCAAGGCGATGCCGGCCGGTTCGATGGCGGCGGCGGTCCGGTTCGACGCGCAGTACGTCGAGCTGAAGGGGGTCGTGCGCAGCGACGAGAAGGTCAAGACCGGGTCGACGGATGCCGGCGAGCTGGTGTCGCAGCTGCCGGACACCACCGCCGGGGCGTTCGCGCTGTCGGGTGGCGCCGAAATGGTCGACACGATGTGGGCCCAGCTGCAGAAGTCGTCGAGCGAGCTGAACCTCGACGAGCTGACGAAGAACTTCACCGCCGAGTACGGGCTGAAGCTGCCGGACGACCTGAAGCCGCTGCTGGGCCGTAACCTGGCCGTCGCGATGGACAAGGACGACGAGAGCGGCCCGAAGATCGCGGCCCGGATGGAGTCCGACCCGGCCAAGGCCGAGCAGGTCGTGGACAAGCTGATGAACCTGGTCCGGACCCGGTCCGCGGTGCGGGTCCCGGTCGAGAAGGCCAAGGACGAGGACACCCTGGTGATCGCGACCGACCAGGCCTACGCCGACCAGGTGCTCAAGGGCGGCAACCTCGGCCAGTCCGAGAACTTCAAGCAGGCCGTGCCGGACAGCAAGGGCGCGGTGATGGTCGGCTTCGTCGACTTCGAGGCGGCCGCGTCGCTGAGCGACGAGATCAGCTCGAACAAGGACGCCTCGGCGCTGCGGTCGGCCGGTGTGACGGCTCGCCAGACCGGTGAGGGCCAGGCCGAGTTCACTCTGCGGGTGGTTGCGAAGTAA
- the dnaE gene encoding DNA polymerase III subunit alpha — protein sequence MASSDSFVHLHVHTEYSMLDGAARIDELFKTAQEMGMPAIATTDHGYVFGAYEFWKTAKKYDVKPIIGVEAYLTPHTHRSERKRVKWGDANSGRDDVSGSGAYTHMTLLAKNTSGMHNLFKMSSLASLEGYYFKPRMDRELLQTYGQGLIATTGCPSGEVQTRLRLGQYKEAVEAAAEFRDIFGAENYYCELMDHGLGIERNVQQDLLKLARELGLPLVATNDLHYTKPEDATAHAALLCVQSGSTLSDPNRFKFDANEFYVKTAAEMREVWKDLPEACDNTLLIAEQCDVSFTEGEGRFMPRFPCPEGHNEESWFVAEVETGLHRRYPDGVPDHVRKQAEYEIEVITSKGYAGYFLVVADFINWAKEHGIRVGPGRGSGAGSMCAYAMRITDLDPLQHGLIFERFLNPERMSMPDFDIDFDDRRRPEVIRYVTEKYGDDRVAMIVTYGTIKAKQAIKDAGRVLDYPFAMGDRITKAMPPAVMGKDVPLSGIFDPQHKRYSEAGEFRQLYESDADVRKIVDTARGLENLKRQWGVHAAGVIMSSEPLIELIPIMRREQDGQVITQFDYPSCETLGLVKMDFLGLRNLTIMDDAVKNVEASRGITLDLDELAKTLDDKATFELLGRGDTLGVFQFDGGPMRALLRLMKPDNFEDISAVGALYRPGPMGANSHTNYALRKNKQQEISYPHDELAVALEPILGTTYGLIVYQEQVMAIAQQLAGYTLGKADLLRRAMGKKKREVLDAEYVGFSEGMKAGGFSDASIKALWDVLVPFSDYAFNKAHSAAYGLVSYWTAYLKANYPAEYMAAVLTSVKDDKDKMAIYLNECRRMGIKVLPPDVNESDSNFTPVGTDIRFGLSAIRNVGVNVVAEIVAAREEKGRFTDFVDFIDKVPLPVCNKRVIESLAKAGSFDSMNHARRAVVAVHEQAVDEAIDLKRNEAHGQFDLFSMGDDDAEDGEGNRRLTVTVPEIEEWDKATKLAHERDMLGLYVSDHPLFGVEHVLTNGTDCTIGQLLADEDRPDGSQVTIGGLVTAVQRKVNKRGDIYAIVTIEDLEGSIEVMMFSSAYQLHAHLLTNDAIILMKGRVRRREDRLELSGSEVTVPDLTEGLSGPVVITMPVNRCTPPVVEQLRDVLQSHPGMTEVQLRLQASRKTTVMRIGDRFRVTPTSSLMADLKALLGPSCLAG from the coding sequence ATGGCGTCCAGCGACAGTTTCGTGCATCTACACGTGCACACCGAGTACTCCATGCTGGACGGCGCCGCGCGGATCGACGAGTTGTTCAAAACCGCCCAGGAGATGGGCATGCCGGCGATCGCGACCACCGACCACGGCTACGTGTTCGGGGCGTACGAGTTCTGGAAGACCGCGAAGAAGTACGACGTCAAGCCGATCATCGGCGTCGAGGCCTACCTGACCCCGCACACGCACCGCAGCGAGCGCAAGCGGGTCAAGTGGGGCGACGCGAACTCGGGCCGCGACGACGTCTCCGGCTCCGGTGCGTACACGCACATGACGCTGCTGGCGAAGAACACCTCCGGCATGCACAACCTGTTCAAGATGAGCTCGCTGGCCAGCCTGGAGGGCTACTACTTCAAGCCCCGGATGGACCGCGAGCTGCTGCAGACCTACGGCCAGGGCCTGATCGCGACGACCGGCTGCCCGTCCGGCGAGGTGCAGACCCGGCTGCGGCTCGGGCAGTACAAGGAGGCGGTCGAGGCCGCCGCGGAGTTCCGCGACATCTTCGGTGCGGAGAACTACTACTGCGAACTGATGGACCACGGTCTCGGCATCGAGCGCAACGTCCAGCAGGACCTGCTCAAGCTGGCCCGGGAGCTGGGCCTGCCGCTGGTCGCCACCAACGACCTGCACTACACCAAGCCCGAGGACGCGACCGCGCACGCCGCGCTGCTGTGCGTGCAGTCCGGCTCCACGCTGTCCGACCCGAACCGGTTCAAGTTCGACGCGAACGAGTTCTACGTGAAGACCGCGGCCGAGATGCGCGAGGTCTGGAAGGACCTGCCCGAGGCCTGCGACAACACGCTGCTGATCGCGGAGCAGTGCGACGTCAGCTTCACCGAGGGCGAGGGCCGGTTCATGCCGCGCTTCCCCTGCCCCGAGGGCCACAACGAGGAGTCGTGGTTCGTCGCCGAGGTGGAGACCGGCCTGCACCGGCGCTACCCCGACGGCGTCCCGGACCACGTCCGCAAGCAGGCGGAGTACGAGATCGAGGTGATCACCTCGAAGGGCTACGCCGGCTACTTCCTGGTCGTCGCCGACTTCATCAACTGGGCCAAGGAGCACGGCATCCGGGTCGGTCCGGGCCGTGGGTCCGGCGCCGGCTCGATGTGCGCGTACGCGATGCGGATCACCGACCTGGACCCGCTGCAGCACGGCCTGATCTTCGAGCGCTTCCTCAACCCCGAGCGAATGTCGATGCCCGACTTCGACATCGACTTCGACGACCGCCGCCGCCCCGAGGTGATCCGCTACGTCACCGAGAAGTACGGCGACGACCGGGTCGCGATGATCGTCACCTACGGCACGATCAAGGCCAAGCAGGCGATCAAGGACGCCGGCCGGGTGCTGGACTACCCGTTCGCGATGGGCGACCGGATCACCAAGGCGATGCCACCGGCGGTGATGGGCAAGGACGTGCCGCTGTCCGGCATCTTCGACCCCCAGCACAAGCGGTACTCCGAGGCCGGCGAGTTCCGCCAGCTGTACGAGTCCGACGCCGACGTGCGCAAGATCGTCGACACCGCCCGCGGCCTGGAGAACCTGAAGCGCCAGTGGGGTGTGCACGCGGCCGGCGTGATCATGTCCAGCGAGCCGCTGATCGAGCTGATCCCGATCATGCGCCGCGAGCAGGACGGCCAGGTGATCACCCAGTTCGACTACCCGAGCTGCGAGACGCTGGGTCTGGTCAAGATGGACTTCCTCGGCCTGCGCAACCTGACGATCATGGACGACGCGGTCAAGAACGTCGAGGCCAGCCGCGGCATCACGCTGGACCTGGACGAGCTGGCCAAGACGCTCGACGACAAGGCCACCTTCGAGCTGCTCGGCCGTGGTGACACGCTCGGCGTGTTCCAGTTCGACGGCGGCCCGATGCGGGCCCTGCTGCGGCTGATGAAGCCGGACAACTTCGAGGACATCTCCGCGGTCGGCGCGCTCTACCGGCCCGGCCCGATGGGTGCGAACAGCCACACCAACTACGCCCTGCGCAAGAACAAGCAGCAGGAGATCAGCTACCCGCACGACGAGCTCGCGGTCGCGCTCGAGCCGATCCTGGGCACGACGTACGGCCTGATCGTGTACCAGGAGCAGGTGATGGCGATCGCGCAGCAGCTGGCGGGCTACACGCTCGGCAAGGCGGACCTGCTGCGCCGCGCGATGGGCAAGAAGAAACGCGAGGTGCTGGACGCGGAGTACGTCGGCTTCTCGGAGGGCATGAAGGCAGGAGGCTTCTCCGACGCCTCGATCAAGGCGCTGTGGGACGTGCTGGTCCCGTTCTCCGACTACGCGTTCAACAAGGCGCACTCGGCGGCGTACGGGCTGGTCTCGTACTGGACCGCCTACCTGAAGGCGAACTACCCCGCGGAGTACATGGCCGCTGTCCTGACGTCGGTGAAGGACGACAAGGACAAGATGGCCATCTACCTGAACGAGTGCCGCCGGATGGGCATCAAGGTGCTGCCGCCGGACGTGAACGAGTCCGACTCGAACTTCACCCCGGTCGGCACCGACATCCGCTTCGGCCTGTCCGCGATCCGCAACGTCGGCGTCAACGTGGTCGCCGAGATCGTCGCGGCCCGCGAGGAGAAGGGCCGGTTCACCGACTTCGTCGACTTCATCGACAAGGTGCCGCTGCCGGTCTGCAACAAGCGGGTGATCGAGTCGCTGGCCAAGGCCGGCTCGTTCGACTCGATGAACCACGCCCGGCGCGCGGTGGTCGCGGTGCACGAGCAGGCGGTGGACGAGGCGATCGATCTCAAGCGCAACGAGGCGCACGGCCAGTTCGACCTGTTCAGCATGGGCGACGACGACGCCGAGGACGGCGAGGGCAACCGCCGGCTGACTGTGACGGTGCCGGAGATCGAGGAGTGGGACAAGGCGACCAAGCTGGCCCACGAGCGCGACATGCTCGGCCTGTACGTGTCCGACCACCCGCTGTTCGGCGTCGAGCACGTGCTCACCAACGGTACCGACTGCACGATCGGTCAGCTGCTCGCCGACGAGGACCGGCCGGACGGCAGCCAGGTCACCATCGGTGGTCTGGTCACCGCGGTGCAGCGCAAGGTGAACAAGCGCGGCGACATCTACGCGATCGTCACCATCGAGGACCTGGAAGGTTCGATCGAGGTGATGATGTTCTCCTCGGCGTACCAGCTGCACGCACACCTGCTGACCAACGACGCGATCATCTTGATGAAGGGCCGGGTCCGGCGCCGCGAGGACCGGCTGGAGCTGAGCGGGTCCGAGGTGACCGTGCCGGACCTGACCGAGGGGCTGAGCGGGCCGGTGGTGATCACGATGCCGGTGAACCGCTGCACCCCGCCGGTGGTCGAGCAGCTGCGCGACGTGCTGCAGTCCCACCCGGGCATGACCGAGGTGCAGCTGCGGCTGCAGGCCAGCCGGAAGACGACGGTGATGCGGATCGGTGACCGGTTCCGGGTCACGCCGACGTCGTCGCTGATGGCGGACCTGAAGGCGTTGCTCGGCCCCTCGTGCCTGGCCGGCTGA
- a CDS encoding helix-turn-helix transcriptional regulator, giving the protein MSRYADRARELGAFLRERRNRLTPTQAGLPDVPRRTPGLRREEVAELAGLSVGYYTRLEQGHAHHPSASVLDALARTLRLTEDESRHLNALTDPTVTSAAAEQRISRSASRLLDLFAPPTAVVVLGRTGDVLGWNRSATLLFPGRLPPPGERPGPSANNARYIFTDPSARDLFADWPEVADDAVAHLRSAAGHLVDDPTVRTLVEELTAASPDFAARWSRRDVRERVTGDKNLNHPTLGPLTIGYDVTALLDAPNQWLIVYSFPPAAADHMRHLLTDA; this is encoded by the coding sequence ATGTCGCGGTACGCCGACCGGGCCCGCGAGCTCGGCGCGTTCCTGCGCGAGCGTCGCAACCGGCTCACGCCCACTCAGGCCGGGCTCCCGGACGTCCCACGCCGTACGCCGGGGCTGCGCCGCGAGGAGGTCGCGGAGCTGGCCGGGCTCAGCGTCGGCTACTACACCCGGCTGGAACAAGGTCACGCCCACCACCCCTCGGCCAGCGTGCTCGACGCGCTGGCTCGGACGTTGCGGCTGACCGAGGACGAGTCCCGCCACCTGAACGCGCTGACAGATCCGACGGTCACCAGCGCCGCCGCCGAGCAGCGCATCTCCCGGTCCGCGTCGCGCTTGCTGGACCTCTTCGCACCGCCCACCGCCGTTGTCGTTCTCGGCCGGACCGGCGACGTGCTCGGGTGGAACCGCTCGGCGACGCTGCTCTTCCCGGGCCGGCTGCCGCCGCCGGGGGAGCGGCCGGGCCCCAGCGCCAACAACGCCCGCTACATCTTCACCGACCCGTCCGCTCGGGACCTGTTCGCCGACTGGCCGGAGGTCGCCGACGACGCCGTCGCCCACCTCCGCTCCGCCGCCGGCCACCTCGTCGACGATCCCACCGTCCGCACCCTCGTCGAGGAACTCACCGCCGCCAGCCCCGACTTCGCCGCCCGCTGGTCCCGCCGCGACGTGCGCGAACGCGTCACCGGCGACAAGAACCTGAACCACCCCACCCTCGGCCCGCTCACCATCGGCTACGACGTCACCGCACTGCTCGACGCACCCAACCAGTGGCTGATCGTCTACTCCTTCCCACCCGCCGCCGCCGACCACATGCGCCACCTCCTCACCGACGCCTGA
- a CDS encoding alpha/beta fold hydrolase, which produces MIAIDNRQVHYEDAGGDGTPVLALHGVFGRGRTFAQVARRLAPAYRVIAPDLRGHGLTTGPADDFGRDAFVADAAAFVERLLPAPALVMGHSLGGVTAYQLAARRPELVRAVVVEDVGAVTDESALDRPVLDVTSWPRHFATRADAVDFFAATPAPDYFLESVVERTGRWQLLFDPDVMMAVQHGNAGDWWHDWLAAAQPILLLRAANSFLLSEPLAAEMVRRRPATQLVTVGPTGHWIHRKDPNSLAAAVRVFFDRVLTSQPPAE; this is translated from the coding sequence ATGATTGCCATCGACAACAGACAGGTCCACTACGAGGACGCCGGCGGCGACGGTACGCCGGTTCTCGCGCTGCACGGCGTGTTCGGCCGCGGTCGCACGTTCGCCCAGGTGGCGCGTCGGCTGGCCCCGGCGTACCGGGTGATCGCTCCGGACCTGCGCGGTCACGGGCTGACGACCGGTCCTGCCGACGACTTCGGCCGGGACGCCTTCGTCGCCGACGCGGCGGCGTTCGTCGAGCGGCTGTTACCGGCGCCGGCTCTGGTGATGGGGCACTCGCTCGGCGGCGTCACGGCGTACCAGCTGGCGGCGCGGCGCCCCGAGCTCGTTCGCGCGGTGGTCGTCGAGGACGTCGGCGCGGTCACCGACGAGTCGGCGCTGGACCGGCCGGTGCTCGACGTGACCAGCTGGCCGCGGCACTTCGCGACCCGGGCCGACGCGGTCGACTTCTTCGCGGCCACCCCTGCCCCGGACTACTTCCTCGAGAGCGTGGTCGAGCGGACCGGCCGGTGGCAGCTGCTCTTCGACCCGGACGTCATGATGGCGGTGCAGCACGGCAACGCCGGTGACTGGTGGCACGACTGGCTGGCCGCCGCACAGCCAATTCTGTTGCTTCGCGCAGCGAACAGCTTTCTGCTGAGCGAGCCGCTGGCGGCCGAGATGGTCCGCCGGCGGCCGGCGACCCAGCTGGTCACGGTCGGCCCGACCGGGCACTGGATCCATCGAAAAGACCCGAACAGCCTGGCAGCGGCGGTCCGGGTCTTCTTCGACCGGGTGCTTACTTCGCAACCACCCGCAGAGTGA
- a CDS encoding alpha/beta hydrolase, with protein MVRFAVVVAVVLALVLAAIWGFQRRLIYLPDSAEPGSAATALPGARDVVLDAGDGVRLGAWLVPAGGPDRSVAVLVAAGNAGNRASRAPLARALAAEGLTVLLFDYRGYGGSDGRPSERGLAQDVRAAQRYLAEQAGFPPSRTLYYGESLGAAVVTELATEIAPGGLVLRSPFVDLASVGKVHYPFLPMRLLLRDKFPLAEQLATVKVPVTVVLGSEDSIVPPDQSRAVAAAAPDLKSLVEVTGADHNDPDLVHGKQLAAAVATLADTVAAGS; from the coding sequence GTGGTGCGCTTCGCGGTCGTCGTGGCAGTGGTGCTGGCGCTGGTGCTCGCCGCGATCTGGGGATTCCAGCGGCGCCTCATCTACCTGCCCGACTCGGCCGAGCCCGGATCGGCGGCGACGGCCCTGCCCGGTGCCCGGGACGTCGTACTCGATGCCGGTGACGGCGTACGTCTCGGCGCCTGGCTCGTCCCGGCCGGCGGCCCGGACCGGAGCGTCGCAGTACTGGTCGCGGCGGGCAATGCCGGCAACCGGGCCTCGCGAGCACCGTTGGCGCGGGCGCTCGCGGCCGAGGGGCTGACCGTTCTCCTCTTCGACTACCGCGGCTACGGCGGCAGCGACGGGCGTCCCAGCGAGCGCGGCCTGGCCCAGGACGTCCGGGCCGCCCAGCGCTACCTCGCCGAGCAGGCAGGCTTCCCGCCCAGCCGCACCCTGTACTACGGCGAGAGCCTCGGCGCGGCGGTCGTCACCGAGCTGGCCACCGAGATCGCGCCGGGCGGACTGGTCCTGCGATCGCCGTTCGTCGATCTCGCCTCGGTCGGAAAGGTCCACTACCCCTTCCTCCCGATGCGGCTGCTGCTCCGCGACAAGTTCCCACTCGCCGAGCAGCTCGCCACGGTGAAGGTGCCGGTCACAGTGGTACTCGGAAGCGAGGACTCCATCGTTCCGCCGGACCAGAGCCGAGCCGTGGCAGCCGCCGCGCCGGACCTGAAGAGCTTGGTCGAGGTCACCGGCGCGGACCACAACGACCCTGATCTCGTGCACGGCAAACAGCTGGCAGCAGCCGTCGCCACCCTCGCCGACACGGTCGCCGCGGGCAGCTGA